Below is a genomic region from Oryzias melastigma strain HK-1 linkage group LG7, ASM292280v2, whole genome shotgun sequence.
CCGCCTCCAGATCTGGTCCGCAGCCACAAAGTCCGGCTCTGGTAGAGTCCACGGAGGAGTTTGTTTTCGTGGAGCGTCTCATACCGGCCTCACGCGTACCGGATCCACCCAAACACGCTGGTCCCGCTCCGTCCGGCTGGACCCCTCCGGCGGACTCTCCGCCACCTATGCCCTACATGGTACGCCGCTCCCGCATGCACAACATCCCGGTGTACACCGACCTGACCCACGGCAATCGTAAGATGACGCTGGTGCGGAAGGTGGAGGGGGACATCTGGGCTCTGGAGAAGGACGTGAAGCAGTTCCTGCTGGAGCGAACGGGGAAGGAGCTGCCAACGCAGGTCAACGAGGTCACCATGACactgaaggtcaaaggtcaatttGATCAGGAGCTCAAAAGCTGGCTGAGCAGcaaaggattttaaaatgaGCGTGGAGTTGGTCAACAGAGGACCAGGAGCATCCAGACCCGGAACTGCTGGACTTCATATATGTGTGCAACCAGAGTGTGAGGAGAAAATATACAGAAACTTTACCGTAAGAACTGAAGCTTTACTATAAAGATAAGATCATATTTGTGGACTTGTCTTTCCTGTGGAGTGCCACTTCTTTGTAGCAACTGTTGGGTTCAAAATGTGAGATGTTAAACGTTCTTTCCACTGTCATGCAAACGTCTGACTCAATCTTCTGCTtccaaaacctaaaaatgacACTCTAACCACAGTTCATCTAAAACCAGCCAGGAAGTCCATAATCTAGTGATCTCAGCATCTTTGGggaaatttgatttattttttaattttgttgcatttttctgatggacataaaaaaatgaacttaatttgcatttctgagttttatttatactaatcgtgaatcaggagcagataaaattATGCTGTTTGAAAAGATCCTAATTGTGACTTGGAAACTAGGCTTTctactccgctccattctgacatATCCACCTGCACACAAATGATCCatcaacgtctttgttttcctcgtctgagctggaacctGAATCaaagctgtacggctggatgaCTACAATATTGCTTGAAatatttgttgcaccagtaatgttatgttggggtgtgaggggctgtaagctagtgggagaatgTGTAAACAGTTCTGAGGGGATGAAAAGGATGAGGACTCAAGTTCTACATAAACACTTAaaggaatgtttttatttagaaaaaaaaataattttacaaagaaGCTGTTATTTACACttgttcattttcagttttgtcaATAGTAGGCAGAGCTTGTTGTTGGTAGAGAAGAACTCCGATCCTCCTGGAGAAGTCTTTCAGCTGATCcgctgaggagcagcagaggtcACAAAAGGGCAGAGAAAAGAAATGTGTGTCTGATGACAAAGTTCAGACTTACCGAGCGTGAGCTTTTCCCCGTGACTCCAGTAGCGAGGCTGAGTCTGCAGctgcttcacctcctcctccacacaTGCAGAAGCTACTGACACTTCGCTCAGCATCTCCAGCTCCTGAGAACCAGACAGCAAACAAGAACAGATGAGGCTACGTCTCTTGAATCTCCTGTTCCTCAGTAGCTTCCTAATTGACAGCGACAGGTGAGTCCAGGTAAACCCGAGTCAGAGTTTACCGTGTTGCaggccagcagcagctgctggactcTCTGGAAGATGTCCGTCTCTGGGCTGAAGCTGGGGGGCTCTCTGCTGCAGTGCGCTCTCAGGTTGCTCTCGTAGACGGGGCAGAAGGTCGTCATCAGCTGCTGAAGGTCGCCTGCTGCCAGACGCAGCGAGCTGGCACAGAAAGATGAGCTTTTCTGTGGGCTCTCCAGGAAGTCACACTGCAAATAAAGAGGCGTTACCATGGTGACAAGCTAAAGGTTTATGTGCTGCACTAGAAGGAACCACAGAAACTCACGTCTGCAAGATAAAAGATGGTCTTAAAACTGTTTAGAGTTGTTTTGTatccaaaatagacaaaagaCTAAATGTGACAATTATGTAGAAAGTTAATGACTGAAGCTTTGAGAAGTTCACTTTAACCTTTAGAACACACGTCTATGGAGGATTATGAAAAATGGATGCCTCAACCAAGAAATTCTCTGTTTAGATCATATTTGCTGCATTTTCCAAAGGATAGAATTTAAAGTTCTATTGCTGGTTCAtgaagctttgaatggtttagcattCAAAACACATGGTTATGAACTCGACTCATTTTTTACCAAACAGACTTCTCTGGTCACCTGGATCTGgtcttttgtcattttcctaGAGTCAAAATCAAACATGGAGgggctgcattcagcttctatgctgcacagatctggaatagacttctagaaatcaaatcaaactttatttgtatagcacttttttaaaaaatgaatttcactcaaagtgcttaacataaaaaaatataacatttaaaaaaaaaaagataatacccacaagccccacccttccacacacacgcacaaaaacaaacacacatcgacatatcgccacaccatgaaagaaaaaataaatgaatgaataaataaatactaaaaggatGTAAAGCATAAATCGAGAAATCTGGCTTGGtactgcagtgaggaaacaatatttttgggaCTTGTCCACACCAGTGACCCCCCCAATCAAGTTCACAGAGTACGCTACCACAGGACCCCCCAGATCCAAGCAAAGAGTCAGACCCAGGAGATCTCGCTGCAGCGACCTTGTTCACTGAGAAAGgtcaatcactgatgtggaggttccctcagaggaagacactggagttaaaaatgtaaaaggagtaaaatagattaaaatgaataaataaataaaataaaagttaaaaaaaacaaaaagacaaggaaaaaaaatatatatatatgtacacatacataaaataaaaaaataaaaaaatagactgacataattcagtaaaaataaataaatattgattaagtAAAAGTAgaggataaaagaaaatatcaaatcaactAAAAGCCAGGTTAAAAAGGTAGGTCTTGAGCctccctttaaaaacatgaacagtctCTGCGGCCCTCAGGCTCTCTgggaggctgttccacaggcgaggtccaTAATAACTGAATGAGGCCTCGCCGTATGTTTTAGTTCTAACTTTTGGTACAACCAGAAGGCCTGTTCCAGAGGACCTCAGGCTTCGCGAGGGCTCATACCTTAAAATCATATCAGATAAATAAGAGGGCCCaataccataaaaacatttataaaccaataaaagaattttaaaatcaatcctgaaacgcacagggagccaatgcagcgattttaaaatcggtgtaatgtgttcccgccccctggtcctcgtcagcaCGCGTGCGGCTGAGTTTTGTAATAGTTGAAGGTTTGATATCCTTTTTCTGGGaagaccagagagcagggcattacaataatctagtctacttgaaataaaagcatgcattagcacctctgtgctggcaagagagaggaatgggcggactctggcaatatttttaagatgataaaatcctgtttttgttatgtttttaatttgtggaataaaattaaactcagAGTCGAAAATCACACCCAGGTTTCTCACGCATTGagaagttttatagttttttagtttagataaaacaaactctctcttgtcttcagaacCGATCACTAAAAcctctgttttgtcctggttgagctgtaaaaagttctctgccatccatgacttaatgtctaaaatacaatttaaaagaacgTTGACCGACTCTTCATCATCAGGAGACAAGGCAATGTAAAGTTGTGTATCATCAGCGTAGCTATGAAAACAGACgccatgtctcctgatgacgtCCCCAAGTGGCagcatatataaattaaaaagtaatggaCCTAAAATTGAGCCTTGGGGGACCCCACAATTGATGTCAAAAGCCTTTGAAgagcatgtatccatacttacataaaaTCTACGATCTGTGAGATAGGAATAAAACCACTTCAGAACAGTACCAGAGATGCCCAAACCTCTCAGCctacagagtaaaatattgtgatCAACTGTATCAGCTGAGAAAGCCTCAGATCAGATGAAACAGATTAACCTAGATTTACATAAAGAcccacctgttctcagctgtatttgatttgtttttgtttttatttaaagttaacaTGTGATCTTAATCTGAATCCTTTatctttttagaattttttatatttctattatgtttatctaatgttttatgtaaagcttTCTGAATGTCAGTACATGAAATGTGTGCTCTTCCTGACAACAttaaggaaaaatgtttgactCGCTTCAAgagcattaaaaatgtttgtctgtttttactttAGACTTTGAAATTCTGCAAGAGCAAAGCTTTTCTTTAACAGATTCTCTCACAGGTATCGGgaattttagtaaaaaacaaCATGCATGCACACCTTTGACTGCAGCTGCTCGAGTTCTGACTGAATTTTCTGCAGGAGAGCAGCAACGTCTCCGGCCTCCTTCCTGGGTTTGAAGGGAGAT
It encodes:
- the mrpl49 gene encoding mitochondrial ribosomal protein L49, whose amino-acid sequence is MSSLVLRAARLRGALLHVHTAFPAAGLRSASRSGPQPQSPALVESTEEFVFVERLIPASRVPDPPKHAGPAPSGWTPPADSPPPMPYMVRRSRMHNIPVYTDLTHGNRKMTLVRKVEGDIWALEKDVKQFLLERTGKELPTQVNEVTMTLKVKGQFDQELKSWLSSKGF
- the haus7 gene encoding HAUS augmin-like complex subunit 7 isoform X2; its protein translation is MLQLLCSPSELRTSIMAWIFSSIHPNFVSKAVSVKNTDFLNKEMAALGEDLILCRRDDSDLIRGNTTPLRQLRFLEQLLTLIPNTAKPCGSCTGSEALLSELFADENLPHLRQMLEPALNPWPANIRALHKSSRSPFKPRKEAGDVAALLQKIQSELEQLQSKCDFLESPQKSSSFCASSLRLAAGDLQQLMTTFCPVYESNLRAHCSREPPSFSPETDIFQRVQQLLLACNTELEMLSEVSVASACVEEEVKQLQTQPRYWSHGEKLTLADQLKDFSRRIGVLLYQQQALPTIDKTENEQV
- the haus7 gene encoding HAUS augmin-like complex subunit 7 isoform X1, encoding MAGSTDQLVRRVYDSLQAASCPLLQGLDLREADTMLQLLCSPSELRTSIMAWIFSSIHPNFVSKAVSVKNTDFLNKEMAALGEDLILCRRDDSDLIRGNTTPLRQLRFLEQLLTLIPNTAKPCGSCTGSEALLSELFADENLPHLRQMLEPALNPWPANIRALHKSSRSPFKPRKEAGDVAALLQKIQSELEQLQSKCDFLESPQKSSSFCASSLRLAAGDLQQLMTTFCPVYESNLRAHCSREPPSFSPETDIFQRVQQLLLACNTELEMLSEVSVASACVEEEVKQLQTQPRYWSHGEKLTLADQLKDFSRRIGVLLYQQQALPTIDKTENEQV